Proteins encoded in a region of the Sugiyamaella lignohabitans strain CBS 10342 chromosome B, complete sequence genome:
- the JAC1 gene encoding Jac1p (Specialized J-protein that functions in Fe-S cluster biogenesis; functions with Hsp70 in Fe-S cluster biogenesis in mitochondria; involved in iron metabolism; contains a J domain typical to J-type chaperones; localizes to the mitochondrial matrix; GO_component: GO:0005759 - mitochondrial matrix [Evidence IEA]; GO_component: GO:0005739 - mitochondrion [Evidence IEA]; GO_component: GO:0005739 - mitochondrion [Evidence IDA] [PMID 11278728]; GO_component: GO:0005739 - mitochondrion [Evidence IDA] [PMID 14576278]; GO_component: GO:0005739 - mitochondrion [Evidence IDA] [PMID 16823961]; GO_function: GO:0051087 - chaperone binding [Evidence IEA]; GO_function: GO:0051087 - chaperone binding [Evidence IMP] [PMID 11278728]; GO_function: GO:0051087 - chaperone binding [Evidence ISS] [PMID 9813017]; GO_process: GO:0009060 - aerobic respiration [Evidence IMP] [PMID 9813017]; GO_process: GO:0016226 - iron-sulfur cluster assembly [Evidence IMP] [PMID 11278728]; GO_process: GO:0006457 - protein folding [Evidence IEA]; GO_process: GO:0051259 - protein oligomerization [Evidence IEA]; GO_process: GO:0006950 - response to stress [Evidence IEA]): MRTVSVSTRLLQTFTKRFATKAGGESGYYSFFPQSFPNGPPPKGPFEINAKQLKQEFLKLQAQTHPDKAGSVDPNNELRKKFELRSSQLNIAYKSLLNPLDRAQHLLLLRGIDALSERDSLQDEDLLMDVLMAREAIADSNSREDLLSLQQENDKRLSESETALISAFSEDDLESAKNETIRLSYWQNIKNQISDALNQ, translated from the coding sequence ATGAGAACTGTTTCCGTCAGTACTAGGTTACTTCAAACATTTACAAAGAGGTTCGCCACTAAGGCTGGTGGGGAGTCTGGATACTATTCATTTTTCCCTCAGTCATTTCCAAATGGCCCACCACCCAAGGGTCCTTTTGAGATCAATGCAAAACAACTTAAGCAAGAATTCCTTAAATTGCAGGCACAGACCCATCCGGACAAAGCCGGATCGGTTGATCCTAATAATGAATTGCGCAAGAAATTCGAACTGCGTTCATCACAATTGAATATTGCATACAAGTCATTGCTAAATCCACTAGATCGAGctcagcatcttcttcttctacgAGGAATTGATGCGCTTTCTGAGCGTGACTCATTACAAGATGAGGACCTGCTTATGGATGTTTTAATGGCACGAGAAGCTATAGCTGACTCGAATTCGCGTGAAGACTTGCTATCACTGCAACAAGAGAATGACAAACGTCTGAGTGAGTCAGAAACGGCATTAATATCAGCATTTAGTGAGGATGACCTCGAATCAGCTAAAAATGAGACCATTCGTCTCAGCTATTGgcaaaatatcaaaaatcAGATTTCCGATGCTCTCAACCAGTAA
- the HXT13 gene encoding hexose transporter HXT13 yields the protein MTIEEKNEVHMVEDIRPEGETMEDVLPDYGKFAFLRVPHLLRLNLLLLLCMISSTNNGYDGSMLNGLQSMDSWQDTFNHPKGQHLGGLANGMMFGGIATWPILPYITDRWGRKLPIAGGCVLIIVGAIIQAVSNDYAVFLVGRLILGFGSSFCTGCSPLLLAESSYPAHRHVVTAIYNTLWYLGSIIAAWLTLGTSYVTTTWSWRIPCICQGFLPLIQLLMIYWVPESPRYLIDKHRYAEARALLVKHHAGGDVNSKLVDYEMAEISSALELEKIQNETSYLDFLKTKANKHRLFLIIMIPINMQMSGNGLVSYYLNLVLDSIGITDQRQQLYLNGGLQIYNFFWAVFWTFFVESLGRRRLFLISFSGMLVTYIIWTALSGAGTPSNFANKSLANGVLAMIFLYYFCYGIALNGPAVLYYTEILPYQLRAKGLNITQIVTTLTLIYNGFVNPVAMDAIGWKYYIVWCCVIAVELVICYFFYPETKGHTLETVGSVFGEEVHVTSDLGVGLGRENEKPVA from the coding sequence ATGACtattgaagagaagaacGAGGTCCACATGGTCGAGGACATTCGTCCTGAAGGTGAGACTATGGAGGATGTTCTGCCTGATTATGGAAAATTCGCATTTCTTAGAGTTCCTCACTTGCTCAGATTGAACTTGCTTCTGTTACTTTGTATGATTTCCTCTACCAATAACGGTTATGATGGTTCCATGTTGAACGGTCTTCAATCCATGGATTCTTGGCAAGATACTTTCAACCACCCCAAGGGTCAACATTTGGGTGGTCTTGCCAACGGTATGATGTTCGGTGGTATTGCTACTTGGCCTATCCTTCCCTATATTACTGACAGATGGGGCAGAAAGCTGCCTATTGCTGGTGGATGTGTTCTTATTATTGTTGGTGCTATCATTCAAGCTGTTTCTAACGACTACGCCGTCTTCCTTGTCGGAAGATTGATTCTTGGTTttggttcttctttctgtACCGGATGTTCTCCTTTGCTTTTGGCTGAGTCTTCTTATCCTGCTCACAGACACGTTGTTACCGCTATTTATAACACCCTTTGGTACCTTGGTTCCATTATCGCTGCTTGGTTGACTTTGGGTACTTCTTACGTTACCACCACCTGGTCTTGGAGAATCCCCTGTATCTGCCAAGGTTTCCTTCCTTTGATCCAACTTTTGATGATCTACTGGGTCCCTGAGTCTCCTCGTTACTTGATTGACAAGCACCGTTATGCCGAGGCCAGAGCTCTTCTTGTCAAGCACCAcgctggtggtgatgttaACTCCAAGCTTGTTGACTACGAGATGGCTGAAATTTCCTCTGCtcttgagcttgaaaagATTCAAAATGAGACTTCTTACTTGGATTTCCTTAAGACCAAGGCCAACAAGCACAGATTgttcctcatcatcatgaTCCCCATTAACATGCAAATGTCCGGTAACGGTCTTGTTTCTTACTACCTTAACCTTGTTCTTGACTCTATTGGAATCACTGATCAACGTCAACAACTTTACCTTAACGGTGGTCTTCAAATTTACAACTTCTTCTGGGCTGTCTTCTGGACTTTCTTTGTCGAGAGTTTGGGTCGTCGTAGATTGTTCCTTATCTCATTCTCTGGTATGCTTGTTACCTATATTATCTGGACTGCCCtctctggtgctggtactCCTTCCAACTTTGCCAACAAGTCTCTTGCCAACGGTGTTCTCGCCATGATCTTCTTGTACTACTTCTGTTATGGTATTGCTCTTAACGGTCCTGCCGTGCTCTACTACACTGAAATCTTGCCTTATCAATTGCGTGCTAAGGGTCTTAACATTACTCAAATTGTTACCACTCTTACTCTTATTTACAACGGTTTCGTTAATCCCGTTGCTATGGACGCTATCGGCTGGAAGTACTACATCGTCTGGTGTTGTGTCATTGCTGTTGAGCTTGTTATCTGTTATTTCTTCTACCCCGAGACTAAGGGCCACACTCTTGAGACTGTCGGATCCGTCTTCGGTGAGGAAGTTCACGTTACCTCTGACTTGGGCGTTGGTCTTGGCAGAGAGAACGAGAAGCCTGTTGCTTAA
- the YHI9 gene encoding Yhi9p (hypothetical protein; null mutant is defective in unfolded protein response; possibly involved in a membrane regulation metabolic pathway; member of the PhzF superfamily, though most likely not involved in phenazine production; GO_component: GO:0005575 - cellular_component [Evidence ND]; GO_function: GO:0003824 - catalytic activity [Evidence IEA]; GO_function: GO:0016853 - isomerase activity [Evidence IEA]; GO_function: GO:0003674 - molecular_function [Evidence ND]; GO_process: GO:0009058 - biosynthetic process [Evidence IEA]; GO_process: GO:0030968 - endoplasmic reticulum unfolded protein response [Evidence IMP] [PMID 16582425]), translated as MTTAPFTTVDVFSDTRFLGNQLAIVELAGENTDLSTDNLQQIAREFNYSETIYIYPPSTANTYPVRIFTPDTELPFAGHPTIGAADHVIGLVTAGTSSATLVPPAGPIPVQKSSDGVVRAHIPHNVHFHKATAKDLPDPVGFSSDPVIAEAERNAPLFSIVKGLSFALIRLPSVEVLSRVKMSSTPLNLAPLLDHEWNSGFVGQLYYVLEDEHTVRARMILLDQFEDPATGSANSALGAYLALTTGKNQNIQVTQGVEIGRRSVIGVEVELDGDKINTLILSGKTVKVTKGDIIVSADKL; from the coding sequence ATGACTACTGCTCCATTCACTACTGTCGACGTATTCAGCGATACCCGGTTTCTGGGTAACCAGCTGGCAATTGTCGAGTTGGCTGGCGAGAATACTGACCTCTCAACTGACAACCTTCAGCAAATTGCTCGTGAGTTTAATTACTCTGAAACTATCTATATCTACCCTCCCTCGACTGCCAACACCTACCCGGTGCGTATTTTCACTCCCGACACTGAATTGCCGTTTGCTGGACATCCCACTATCGGAGCAGCAGACCATGTCATTGGCCTGGTCACTGCTGGCACTTCTTCTGCCACTCTCGTTCCTCCAGCAGGCCCAATTCCAGTCCAAAAGTCGTCTGATGGCGTGGTGAGGGCTCATATCCCCCATAATGTGCACTTTCACAAGGCCACTGCCAAGGATTTGCCGGATCCAGTGGGATTCTCTAGTGATCCTGTCATTGCTGAAGCTGAGCGCAATGCCCCTCTCTTTTCTATTGTCAAGGGATTGAGTTTTGCCCTGATTCGTCTGCCCTCGGTCGAGGTGCTGTCTCGAGTAAAGATGTCGTCAACACCGTTGAATCTGGCTCCGTTGCTAGACCATGAATGGAACTCGGGCTTTGTTGGCCAGCTGTATTACGTCCTTGAGGACGAGCACACGGTGCGTGCGAGAATGATTCTTCTCGACCAGTTCGAAGACCCTGCCACTGGAAGTGCCAACAGTGCACTTGGCGCGTACCTTGCTTTGACGACTGGTAAGAACCAGAACATCCAGGTCACCCAGGGTGTAGAAATCGGCCGCCGAAGTGTCATTGGCGTCGAGGTTGAACTGGATGGCgacaaaatcaacaccCTCATTCTGTCTGGCAAGACCGTCAAAGTGACCAAAGGCGACATCATAGTTTCGGCAGATAAACTATAA
- the HIS6 gene encoding imidazole-4-carboxamide isomerase HIS6 has product MLDSSAARGATGSGAEPQPPEAETPLPAAGLILSFRICTRYMQHEETEDRVISRVIKYQIRRAMTKFRGCIDIHNGQVKQIVGGTLTSAESQLKTNFVATQPAEYFGRLYRKNEVYGTHVIKLGPGCDEAAEEALAEWPGQLQVGGGITAENAQSWIQEKKASKVIVTSYLFPDGKLSIPRLEKLVSLVGKEHLVIDLSCRKKIVDGEPRWIVAMNRWQTLTDTEVNKSTLDELSRYCSEFLIHAADVEGLCRGIDEDLVAALGNWVTIPTVYAGGAKSLNDLELVAKLSHGKVDLTFGSALDIFGGDKVAFSSCVAWNQSQSQ; this is encoded by the coding sequence AtgctcgactcgagcgcagcgagaggagccacggggtctggggcggagccccagccgccggaggcagagacCCCTCTCCCCGCAGCGGGacttatcttatcttttagGATCTGCACCAGATATATGCAGCATGAGGAGACTGAAGATAGAGTCATCAGCAGGGTGATAAAATATCAGATCCGTCGAGCCATGACGAAATTCCGTGGTTGTATTGATATCCACAATGGCCAAGTCAAGCAGATTGTAGGAGGAACGCTGACCAGTGCGGAGTCGCAGTTGAAAACCAATTTTGTGGCGACCCAGCCCGCTGAGTATTTTGGAAGATTATACAGAAAAAATGAAGTCTATGGAACACATGTAATCAAACTCGGACCAGGATGtgatgaagctgctgaggAGGCATTGGCAGAATGGCCTGGTCAATTACAAGTTGGCGGAGGTATCACTGCCGAAAACGCTCAATCCTGGATACAAGAGAAAAAGGCGTCGAAAGTGATTGTCACGTCGTATCTATTTCCCGACGGAAAACTGTCGATACCACGACTGGAAAAACTGGTGTCATTAGTTGGAAAAGAGCATTTGGTGATTGATCTGAGCTGTCGCAAGAAAATCGTCGACGGCGAGCCCCGGTGGATCGTGGCCATGAACCGATGGCAGACCCTGACCGACACCGAGGTCAATAAATCGACTCTGGACGAGCTATCGCGCTACTGCAGCGAGTTTCTAATCCatgctgctgatgtcgAAGGACTGTGTCGAGGAATAGACGAAGACCTTGTAGCAGCTCTCGGCAACTGGGTCACAATCCCCACAGTCTACGCAGGAGGAGCCAAATCGCTCAACGACCTCGAGCTGGTCGCCAAACTCAGCCACGGCAAAGTCGACCTGACATTCGGCAGCGCGCTCGACATCTTCGGCGGTGACAAAGTCGCCTTCTCCTCGTGTGTGGCCTGGAACCAGTCACAGTCACAGtag
- the RPB3 gene encoding DNA-directed RNA polymerase II core subunit RPB3 (RNA polymerase II third largest subunit B44; part of central core; similar to prokaryotic alpha subunit; GO_component: GO:0005665 - DNA-directed RNA polymerase II, core complex [Evidence IDA] [PMID 1331084]; GO_component: GO:0005665 - DNA-directed RNA polymerase II, core complex [Evidence IDA] [PMID 2183013]; GO_component: GO:0005665 - DNA-directed RNA polymerase II, core complex [Evidence IDA] [PMID 2186966]; GO_component: GO:0005654 - nucleoplasm [Evidence IDA] [PMID 15520468]; GO_component: GO:0005634 - nucleus [Evidence IEA,IEA]; GO_function: GO:0003677 - DNA binding [Evidence IEA]; GO_function: GO:0003899 - DNA-directed RNA polymerase activity [Evidence IEA,IEA]; GO_function: GO:0001055 - RNA polymerase II activity [Evidence IDA] [PMID 8288647]; GO_function: GO:0003968 - RNA-directed RNA polymerase activity [Evidence IDA] [PMID 18004386]; GO_function: GO:0046872 - metal ion binding [Evidence IEA]; GO_function: GO:0046983 - protein dimerization activity [Evidence IEA]; GO_process: GO:0006369 - termination of RNA polymerase II transcription [Evidence IMP] [PMID 16537912]; GO_process: GO:0006366 - transcription from RNA polymerase II promoter [Evidence IMP] [PMID 2685562]; GO_process: GO:0006351 - transcription, DNA-templated [Evidence IEA]), whose amino-acid sequence MEIYTRDLVVHLPKDGRRDESIGQPVFSDPAKKGVLICKLRKHQELRLKCIAKKGIAKEHAKWSPVAAVGFEYDPWNKLHHTDYWYEESIEEEWPKSKNADWEEPPKENEPFDYTAKPDKFYYTVETVGSLKPNEVVERGIRVLQNKLAEIVLAVDKLDGRGPGMDLGGGATGRHGGATDYGGATTNMGNYGSPRMDGNQWF is encoded by the coding sequence CGCCGAGACGAGAGTATAGGCCAGCCGGTGTTCAGTGACCCTGCTAAAAAGGGAGTACTGATTTGTAAGCTTAGAAAGCACCAAGAACTGAGACTGAAATGTATAGCCAAAAAAGGTATTGCCAAAGAACATGCCAAATGGTCGCCAGTGGCGGCTGTGGGATTCGAATACGACCCATGGAACAAACTGCATCACACGGACTATTGGTACGAAGAGAgcattgaagaagaatggCCCAAAAGCAAGAACGCCGACTGGGAAGAGCCACCTAAAGAAAACGAACCTTTTGATTACACCGCCAAACCCGATAAATTCTACTACACTGTTGAAACGGTGGGTTCGCTGAAACCCAACGAAGTAGTCGAGCGCGGGATTCGCGTGCTGCAAAATAAACTGGCCGAAATCGTGCTTGCTGTCGACAAACTCGATGGCCGTGGTCCTGGCATGGACCTCGGAGGCGGAGCGACCGGCCGTCACGGCGGAGCCACCGATTACGGCGGTGCTACAACCAACATGGGCAATTACGGCTCGCCCCGCATGGACGGCAACCAATGGTTCTAA